In a single window of the Methanofollis ethanolicus genome:
- a CDS encoding 4Fe-4S binding protein, giving the protein MDLTAILSILPIFGFVYALLLAPTLVLLWRSGRMMRRRGLPLLVVAALLGFVAFAPMAPYQLQLVIAGDNTILGDLLPVILGGLSVFFVAALAGGRTFCGHLCPIGAVQEILSLAGHARVGRTRKTETMAVRFAVLAVILIAGVVFSVNVLGLLGLQDFFLLNVASVSFFVFAALMLLAVAVYRPFCRLICPYGVVLALAAAKAQYRFRRTDLCIACGKCERACPVDEAKEGDLKAECYMCGRCAEVCPVDGALRYSRR; this is encoded by the coding sequence ATGGACCTTACCGCCATTCTTTCCATACTCCCCATCTTCGGATTTGTCTATGCCCTTCTCCTTGCACCGACCCTCGTGCTCCTCTGGCGCAGCGGGCGGATGATGCGGAGGAGGGGACTGCCCCTGCTCGTCGTCGCCGCCCTCCTCGGTTTCGTGGCCTTCGCCCCCATGGCGCCGTACCAACTTCAACTTGTCATCGCCGGCGACAACACGATTCTCGGAGATCTCCTTCCTGTCATCCTCGGCGGCCTCTCCGTCTTCTTTGTCGCGGCCCTTGCCGGTGGCAGGACCTTCTGCGGGCACCTCTGCCCTATCGGCGCCGTCCAGGAGATCCTCTCCCTCGCGGGCCACGCACGGGTCGGACGCACCAGGAAGACGGAGACGATGGCCGTCCGTTTTGCGGTGCTCGCCGTCATCCTCATTGCAGGCGTCGTCTTCTCCGTCAATGTCCTCGGCCTTCTCGGGCTCCAGGACTTCTTCCTCCTGAACGTCGCCTCTGTCTCCTTCTTCGTCTTCGCCGCCCTGATGCTCCTCGCCGTCGCGGTGTACAGGCCTTTCTGCCGCCTCATCTGTCCGTACGGGGTGGTGCTCGCCCTCGCCGCGGCGAAGGCGCAGTACAGGTTCAGGCGGACAGACCTCTGCATCGCGTGCGGGAAGTGCGAGCGCGCCTGCCCGGTCGACGAGGCGAAAGAGGGAGACCTGAAGGCCGAGTGCTACATGTGCGGCAGGTGCGCCGAGGTCTGCCCGGTGGATGGGGCCCTCCGCTACTCCCGGCGGTGA
- a CDS encoding MFS transporter, with protein MVAQQTVQGRRWPSLITYLSVVGFFAIFSTTISKNPVLPLFSSALGADEAMIGLIAAVSPAAGILFSFPVGVMADRIGPKRLLTASGLVFLSAPLLYLLVADPLWLVPVRFFHGLATAILGPVAAMIIYSRYPDRKGEMSGLYSSATLVGRTAAPLLGGIVLSAFAASTGLLPYRLVYLAAFLAAVPVLLLVLRIDAGQEAPPAAGGAVSLRSFGESLASFGKNRLLLSTALVEMATYFAFGIFETWLPLYLVAAGTPAYLIGLLFALQVLAIALSKPFFGAVSDRTGRRTQIVLGLLAVAACIAAVPLTAAAPVVTAVVVGFGLAISLVTVSTGAYVADIATRQELGASVGAFSSIMDIGHASGPLVAGIVIGSAGYAAGFFAPALLAVAVALLFVVAGRRERGGAVEGR; from the coding sequence ATGGTGGCGCAGCAGACCGTACAGGGCCGGAGATGGCCCTCCCTTATCACGTACCTCTCAGTCGTCGGGTTCTTCGCGATTTTCTCCACGACCATCTCGAAGAACCCGGTGCTCCCCCTCTTCTCCAGCGCCCTCGGCGCGGACGAGGCGATGATCGGCCTCATCGCCGCCGTCTCCCCCGCAGCCGGCATCCTCTTCTCCTTCCCTGTCGGGGTGATGGCCGACCGCATCGGGCCAAAGCGTCTCCTCACCGCGTCGGGGCTCGTCTTCCTCTCCGCCCCCCTGCTGTACCTCCTGGTCGCCGACCCGCTCTGGCTCGTGCCGGTGCGGTTCTTCCACGGCCTCGCGACCGCCATCCTCGGGCCTGTCGCCGCGATGATCATCTATTCCCGTTACCCTGATCGGAAGGGGGAGATGAGCGGCCTCTACTCCTCGGCCACCCTCGTCGGGAGGACGGCCGCCCCTCTCCTCGGCGGGATCGTCCTCTCGGCCTTTGCGGCGTCGACCGGTCTCCTCCCCTATCGCCTGGTCTATCTCGCCGCCTTCCTTGCCGCGGTCCCCGTCCTCCTCCTCGTACTCCGCATCGACGCCGGCCAGGAGGCGCCACCGGCCGCGGGCGGGGCCGTCTCCCTCCGCTCCTTCGGGGAGAGCCTCGCCTCCTTCGGGAAGAACCGTCTCCTCCTCTCGACGGCCCTCGTCGAGATGGCGACCTACTTCGCCTTCGGCATCTTCGAAACCTGGCTCCCCCTGTACCTCGTCGCAGCCGGGACGCCTGCGTACCTTATCGGCCTCCTCTTCGCCCTCCAGGTCCTCGCGATCGCCCTCTCCAAACCTTTCTTCGGGGCGGTCTCCGACAGGACAGGGCGGCGGACGCAGATCGTGCTCGGCCTCCTCGCCGTCGCCGCCTGTATCGCCGCCGTCCCCCTCACCGCCGCGGCGCCAGTCGTGACCGCGGTCGTCGTCGGCTTCGGTCTTGCAATCTCTCTCGTCACCGTCTCGACAGGGGCGTATGTCGCCGACATCGCGACGCGGCAGGAACTCGGCGCCTCTGTCGGCGCCTTCAGTTCGATCATGGACATCGGCCACGCCTCCGGCCCCCTGGTCGCGGGCATCGTCATCGGGAGCGCCGGCTATGCCGCGGGATTCTTCGCCCCCGCCCTCCTCGCCGTCGCCGTCGCTCTCCTCTTCGTCGTGGCCGGGCGGCGGGAGAGGGGCGGGGCGGTCGAGGGGCGGTGA
- a CDS encoding peptidylprolyl isomerase, which translates to MVQCNASHILVGSMAEAQELIERIRSGEDFEALARKHSSCPSGKEGGKLGWFGKGQMVPPFEKACFAAKEGEVVGPVKTQFGWHVIRLNGRK; encoded by the coding sequence ATGGTACAGTGCAACGCGTCCCACATCCTTGTCGGGAGCATGGCAGAGGCACAGGAACTGATCGAGCGGATACGGTCGGGCGAGGACTTCGAGGCTCTGGCACGGAAGCATTCGTCCTGCCCGTCAGGGAAAGAAGGCGGGAAACTCGGCTGGTTCGGGAAGGGGCAGATGGTCCCGCCCTTCGAGAAGGCCTGTTTCGCGGCGAAGGAAGGAGAGGTCGTCGGCCCGGTGAAGACCCAGTTCGGCTGGCATGTCATCCGCCTCAACGGCAGGAAATAA
- the ruvB gene encoding Holliday junction branch migration DNA helicase RuvB — protein sequence MKERIPSPAALSEEPDDAAIRPARFDEFVGQPQIKEALSIAIAAAKKRGESLDHVLFSGPPGLGKTTLAQIIAHEMGAGIRSTSGPVLERPGDLAAQLTALSRGDVLFIDEIHRLNPVVEEILYPAMEDSCIDVMIGEGPGARSVPLPLEAFTLVGATTKVGMLGSPLRDRFGFIFRLTLYEVDDLVRIVERSAAIMQTPITPEGAREIAQRSRGTPRIANRLLKRVRDFALVKGDGRIDGETADRALTMLGIDRLGLDDLDRRILSVIADDFGGGPVGVKTIAISVGEEVRTVEEVYEPYLIRIGFVKRTPQGRETTGAARRHLDAA from the coding sequence ATGAAGGAACGCATCCCTTCCCCCGCCGCCCTCAGCGAAGAGCCCGACGACGCCGCCATCAGGCCGGCGCGCTTCGACGAGTTCGTAGGTCAGCCGCAGATCAAAGAGGCCCTCTCCATCGCCATCGCCGCCGCAAAAAAGCGCGGGGAGTCCCTCGACCACGTCCTCTTCTCCGGCCCTCCGGGGCTCGGGAAGACGACGCTCGCCCAGATCATCGCACACGAGATGGGGGCCGGGATCAGGAGCACCTCCGGGCCGGTGCTGGAGAGGCCCGGTGACCTTGCCGCACAGTTGACGGCGCTTTCACGCGGCGACGTCCTCTTCATCGACGAGATCCATCGCTTGAACCCGGTGGTCGAGGAGATCCTCTACCCGGCGATGGAGGACTCCTGCATCGACGTGATGATCGGCGAGGGGCCGGGCGCACGATCGGTCCCGCTCCCGCTTGAAGCCTTCACCCTGGTGGGGGCGACGACGAAGGTCGGGATGCTCGGGTCTCCTCTCAGGGACAGGTTCGGTTTCATCTTCCGTCTCACTCTCTATGAGGTCGACGACCTGGTCAGGATCGTGGAGCGAAGCGCTGCGATCATGCAGACGCCGATCACCCCGGAGGGGGCGCGTGAGATCGCACAGCGGAGCCGCGGGACGCCGAGGATCGCCAACCGCCTCCTCAAGCGCGTGCGGGACTTTGCCCTGGTGAAGGGCGACGGTCGCATCGACGGGGAGACGGCGGACCGCGCCCTGACCATGCTCGGCATCGACCGTCTGGGCCTTGACGACCTTGACCGGCGGATCCTCTCGGTGATCGCGGACGATTTCGGCGGCGGGCCGGTGGGCGTGAAGACGATCGCCATCTCGGTCGGCGAGGAGGTGCGGACTGTCGAGGAGGTCTACGAGCCGTATCTGATCAGGATCGGGTTTGTCAAGCGGACGCCGCAGGGCCGGGAGACGACCGGGGCGGCGCGGCGGCACCTCGACGCCGCCTGA